One region of Trachemys scripta elegans isolate TJP31775 chromosome 8, CAS_Tse_1.0, whole genome shotgun sequence genomic DNA includes:
- the DRD1 gene encoding D(1A) dopamine receptor has protein sequence MTWNDTTMDGEELLGERDSSFRILTGCFLSLLILSTLLGNTLVCAAVIRFRHLRSKVTNFFVISLAVSDLLVAVLVMPWKAVAEIAGFWPFGSFCNIWVAFDIMCSTASILNLCVISVDRYWAISSPFRYERKMTPKAAFIMISVAWTLSVLISFIPVQLNWHKATTTSFLELNASSQDITMDNCDSSLNRMYAISSSLISFYIPVAIMIVTYTRIYRIAQKQIRRISALERAAVHAKNCQNTTGNGNSMDCQQPESSFKMSFKRETKVLKTLSVIMGVFVCCWLPFFILNCMVPFCEPSPPSKGAEPFCISSTTFDVFVWFGWANSSLNPIIYAFNADFRKAFSTLLGCYRLCPTSNNAIETVSINNNGAVVFSSHHEPRGSSPKECNLVYLIPHAIICPEEELLKKEEEGELSKTLEKMSPALSGILDYEADVSLEKINPITQNGQHKT, from the coding sequence TTCTGGGGAACACATTGGTGTGTGCAGCTGTCATTAGATTTCGCCATCTGAGGTCCAAGGTGACCAACTTCTTTGTAATCTCCTTGGCAGTGTCAGATCTTTTAGTGGCAGTCTTGGTCATGCCTTGGAAAGCTGTTGCTGAGATAGCTGGTTTCTGGCCTTTTGGTTCATTCTGTAACATCTGGGTGGCATTTGATATTATGTGCTCCACGGCCTCAATCTTAAACCTTTGTGTCATTAGTGTGGACAGATACTGGGCCATCTCTAGTCCATTCAGGTATGAGAGGAAAATGACCCCCAAGGCAGCTTTCATCATGATCAGTGTGGCATGGACCTTGTCTGTATTGATTTCCTTCATTCCTGTGCAGCTGAACTGGCACAAAGCTACAACCACAAGCTTTTTAGAGCTAAATGCTAGTTCCCAAGACATAACCATGGACAACTGTGATTCCAGTCTAAACAGGATGTATGCCATCTCCTCTTCTCTAATTAGCTTTTACATCCCAGTGGCCATCATGATCGTCACCTATACAAGGATATACAGGATTGCTCAAAAACAAATAAGACGCATCTCGGCTTTGGAAAGAGCAGCAGTGCATGCTAAGAACTGCCAAAACACTACAGGGAATGGAAACAGTATGGATTGCCAGCAACCAGAAAGCTCCTTCAAAATGTCCTTCAAGAGGGAAACGAAAGTCTTAAAGACTTTGTCAGTGATCATGGGGGTGTTTGTATGCTGCTGGTTACCCTTTTTCATATTGAACTGCATGGTGCCCTTTTGTGAGCCCAGCCCACCATCCAAGGGAGCAGAACCCTTTTGCATTAGTTCCACCACCTttgatgtttttgtttggtttggatgGGCTAATTCCTCACTGAACCCCATCATTTATGCCTTCAATGCTGATTTCCGCAAGGCATTTTCAACTCTGCTAGGATGCTACAGACTCTGCCCTACTTCCAACAACGCTATAGAGACCGTTAGTATCAACAACAATGGGGCAGTTGTTTTTTCAAGCCATCATGAGCCTAGAGGGTCTAGCCCAAAAGAGTGTAACCTGGTGTATCTGATCCCACATGCTATTATCTGCCCAGAAGAAGAACTTCTGAAAAAGGAAGAAGAGGGTGAACTATCTAAGACCTTGGAGAAAATGTCTCCAGCACTGTCTGGTATCTTGGATTATGAAGCTGATGTGTCTTTGGAAAAGATCAACCCCATCACTCAGAATGGGCAACATAAAACATGA